A stretch of Channa argus isolate prfri chromosome 16, Channa argus male v1.0, whole genome shotgun sequence DNA encodes these proteins:
- the LOC137101646 gene encoding synaptosomal-associated protein 23-like isoform X2, with the protein MPQTIELGATGGASKQDSCNMEDMTVEQITARANELTDESLESTRRMLQLAEESKQTGGNTLVMLDQQGEQLRRVEDGMDQINQDMKQAEKNLTDLSKCCGLCVCPCDRVTTIEHDSRYKRTWGTGEGDSESNGSKVVSRQPSAVHNGQAGQTNASAPSGPFIKRVTNDAREDEMEDNLQTVGSIIGNLKNMAVDMGNEIEKQNKQIDRVAEKAEMNKARIDEANQRANKLMK; encoded by the exons GCCGCAGACTATTGAACTTGGTGCCACAGGAGGAGCCTCCAAACAGGACAGCTGCAACATGGAAGACATGACTGTTGAACAGATAACCGCGAGGGCCAATGAATTGACTGATGAG tcattGGAAAGCACACGAAGgatgctgcagttggcagaggag agcaAACAGACGGGTGGAAACACCTTGGTGATGTTGGACCAGCAAGGAG AGCAGCTTAGGCGTGTGGAGGATGGCATGGACCAGATCAACCAGGACATGAAACAGGCTGAGAAAAACTTGACTGACCTCTCAAAGTGCTGCGGCCTCTGTGTCTGCCCCTGTGACAG AGTGACAACTATCGAACATGACTCACGGTACAAGCGTACCTGGGGTACTGGAGAAGGTGACTCTGAATCCAATGGCTCTAAGGTTGTCTCAAGGCAGCCGTCAGCTGTTCACAATGGTCAGGCTGGCCAGACGAATGCCTCGGCACCATCAGGCCCGTTCATCAAGAG GGTAACCAACGATGCACGTGAGGATGAGATGGAGGATAATCTGCAGACAGTTGGCAGCATTATTGGCAATCTGAAAAATATGGCTGTAGACATGGGCAATGAGattgaaaagcagaacaaacagaTTGACCGCGTTGCTGAAAAG GCGGAAATGAACAAGGCTCGTATTGATGAAGCGAACCAGAGAGCCAATAAGCTCATGAAATAG
- the LOC137101646 gene encoding synaptosomal-associated protein 23-like isoform X3, whose amino-acid sequence MEDMTVEQITARANELTDESLESTRRMLQLAEESKQTGGNTLVMLDQQGEQLRRVEDGMDQINQDMKQAEKNLTDLSKCCGLCVCPCDRVTTIEHDSRYKRTWGTGEGDSESNGSKVVSRQPSAVHNGQAGQTNASAPSGPFIKRVTNDAREDEMEDNLQTVGSIIGNLKNMAVDMGNEIEKQNKQIDRVAEKAEMNKARIDEANQRANKLMK is encoded by the exons ATGGAAGACATGACTGTTGAACAGATAACCGCGAGGGCCAATGAATTGACTGATGAG tcattGGAAAGCACACGAAGgatgctgcagttggcagaggag agcaAACAGACGGGTGGAAACACCTTGGTGATGTTGGACCAGCAAGGAG AGCAGCTTAGGCGTGTGGAGGATGGCATGGACCAGATCAACCAGGACATGAAACAGGCTGAGAAAAACTTGACTGACCTCTCAAAGTGCTGCGGCCTCTGTGTCTGCCCCTGTGACAG AGTGACAACTATCGAACATGACTCACGGTACAAGCGTACCTGGGGTACTGGAGAAGGTGACTCTGAATCCAATGGCTCTAAGGTTGTCTCAAGGCAGCCGTCAGCTGTTCACAATGGTCAGGCTGGCCAGACGAATGCCTCGGCACCATCAGGCCCGTTCATCAAGAG GGTAACCAACGATGCACGTGAGGATGAGATGGAGGATAATCTGCAGACAGTTGGCAGCATTATTGGCAATCTGAAAAATATGGCTGTAGACATGGGCAATGAGattgaaaagcagaacaaacagaTTGACCGCGTTGCTGAAAAG GCGGAAATGAACAAGGCTCGTATTGATGAAGCGAACCAGAGAGCCAATAAGCTCATGAAATAG
- the LOC137101646 gene encoding synaptosomal-associated protein 23-like isoform X1 produces MNRPQTIELGATGGASKQDSCNMEDMTVEQITARANELTDESLESTRRMLQLAEESKQTGGNTLVMLDQQGEQLRRVEDGMDQINQDMKQAEKNLTDLSKCCGLCVCPCDRVTTIEHDSRYKRTWGTGEGDSESNGSKVVSRQPSAVHNGQAGQTNASAPSGPFIKRVTNDAREDEMEDNLQTVGSIIGNLKNMAVDMGNEIEKQNKQIDRVAEKAEMNKARIDEANQRANKLMK; encoded by the exons GCCGCAGACTATTGAACTTGGTGCCACAGGAGGAGCCTCCAAACAGGACAGCTGCAACATGGAAGACATGACTGTTGAACAGATAACCGCGAGGGCCAATGAATTGACTGATGAG tcattGGAAAGCACACGAAGgatgctgcagttggcagaggag agcaAACAGACGGGTGGAAACACCTTGGTGATGTTGGACCAGCAAGGAG AGCAGCTTAGGCGTGTGGAGGATGGCATGGACCAGATCAACCAGGACATGAAACAGGCTGAGAAAAACTTGACTGACCTCTCAAAGTGCTGCGGCCTCTGTGTCTGCCCCTGTGACAG AGTGACAACTATCGAACATGACTCACGGTACAAGCGTACCTGGGGTACTGGAGAAGGTGACTCTGAATCCAATGGCTCTAAGGTTGTCTCAAGGCAGCCGTCAGCTGTTCACAATGGTCAGGCTGGCCAGACGAATGCCTCGGCACCATCAGGCCCGTTCATCAAGAG GGTAACCAACGATGCACGTGAGGATGAGATGGAGGATAATCTGCAGACAGTTGGCAGCATTATTGGCAATCTGAAAAATATGGCTGTAGACATGGGCAATGAGattgaaaagcagaacaaacagaTTGACCGCGTTGCTGAAAAG GCGGAAATGAACAAGGCTCGTATTGATGAAGCGAACCAGAGAGCCAATAAGCTCATGAAATAG